The sequence aattattatttatataacaTTCCGACAACAGTAGtcagaaatatttttaaaataaataatattttttttattttccgaCTACTTCAGTCGGAAAATAGctccattttctaatttttggcaGAAAACGTTTTCCGACCTACCTTTTTCCGACTACTCCAAATCAGTCGGAAAGTAGTCGAAATAGGTACTTTTCTGACTAATTTTCGACTATTTTGGTAGTCgaaaaatagctaatttctaGTGTCACCTCTTGGTGGTACTCTCTCCGgttcactttaattaattttttgaaaaaaagccAGATTTGTccctttattattttatattttttaaatttgtcCTTCGTTATACTTTTCGTCTATTTTTGCCCCTACCGTTAACAAACTCTTCATTTTTACCCCTAACCTTAACGGACCTACGATGTGGCAGCTGACCCCTCCAATTTTTGTCCATGTCAATTGCCAAGTCAGCCCTTCCTTTTTTATGCAAAACTTAACTGAAAAAATGAAATCCCTAAaacaattcttttttcttttatcctctTTCTATCTAGTATCTACCCTAAAACCATTTTTTGGTCTTTGCATTTTGATTTCTGTTAATCCTCTTGTTAAATTTGTGCAACTTTTCTTTCATATTTAAATATTTCTTGATTGTCAATTTCTAGCTTTTTGTCTGCAGAAATGCCTATTCTATGTTGGTAATTTACTAACAAACATGAAACAATTACTTATTAAGATCCAATGAAGGGGCTATgaattttgtataaaaatttAGGAGAAAGATTGCTTGAGTTTCCAATAGCATTGAAGAATCGTGTTAATCAGAGGGAAAATAAGAATGGAGAAAGCCAATACTATCGATAAACTTGTAATGCAACATCCTGATTCTCACTTATCACCTTCTTCATCATCTGATTCGTCGCTGGAACTAAGTACTCATCCAAAGGAGTTTCTTGGAGATTTATATCCAAATGTAACACTTGAGCTATGATTAGCTCGATAGAACAGTAGCAATTGAAAGACAAAAATGAAAATCAATAGAAAAGATAGAAATTTTTCATAATTCCCTAATTCCTCGTACAGACTCTAATGATATTTAAAGGACAACTAGGACTGAGCtaatacaaataaaagaaaataacagaCCCATTAATTGAAGGACACGTTAGGGACACGTGGTATTCTTCTAGAATGGGGCTTCACTTCTACTATGGCCAATACCCAACTGGGCTTACCAACTAAAAAAAAAAGGCTTTTACTAATCAATTGGACTAGGAAAGGAAAGGCCCAACATACTCCTTATACTAGATAAGAGACTCGTCTCTTACATTCCACTCCCCTTAAAGAACCTTGACAGAGGTTCATGGATTAAATCCCGGAAATTGAAAATGAATAAATGCAGGATCCTCCCATGTAGCTTCCTCTGGCGGCAAGTTTGCCCACTGAACTAACCATTGTACCACTGCCCGATTTCCTTTCTTGATCATTCTTCGTTCTAAAATGGATATTGGCTCAGTCAGAATTCTCCCATCATTTGTGCAATAAGGAGGGTCCTGTGAAGCCACTATTTGATCTCATATCTTCTTCTTGAGCTGagacacatggaagactgggTGAATTTTGATCCATCTGGAAATTTGACCTTGTAAGCCACTTAACCGATTTTGCGCACTACCTCGTAAGGTCCGAAAAATCTAGCTGAAAGCTTCAAATTGCGCCGCAATGCTACTGAACTTTGTCGGTAAGGCTGCAATTTCAGGAAGACCCAATCAGCTACTTCAAATTTCTTCTCACTTCTTCTATTATCGGCAAAATGTTTCATTCGATTTTGTGCCCGAATTAGATTATCCTTCAACATTTTATCCATCAGTTGACGCTCCCTCAATAAGTGATCCACAGAATCAACTTTGGTATGAGCCACCAATTCAAATGTGGGCATTGGAGGCTCATAACCGTAGAGAGCCTTAAAAGGAGACATTCCCAAGGAGCTATGGAAGTTCGAGTTATACCAAAATTCTGCTTGTGCGAGCCACTTGCTCCAATCTATAGGTTTATGGCCGGTCATACATCTCAAGTAAATCTCCAAACAACGATTCAACCTTTCAGATTGTCTGTCGGTTTGAGGGTGATATGTCGAGCTTGGTTTCAATTGAACCTTAAGACCCTTAAAAAGCTCTCTCCAAAATGTACTGATGAAAATGGGGTCACGGTCTGATATGATAGAAGTAGGTAAGCCATGTAACTTACATACATTATCAATTAAGACCTGTGCAATCTGTGAAGCAGTGTATGGGTGGGTTAATGCAAAAAAAATGAGAGTACTTGGTGTATCTATCGATTACTACCAGAACTGAATCTTTTCCTTGTGATTTTGGCAGACCACTTATAAATCCGTCGCCACATGTTCCCAAGCTCGAGTGGGAATAGGTAATGGTTGTAAAGAAGTGGTGATTCTCTAgtctttcaaaaattttaaattgaAGTGATCAGTTTTAATTATGAAATGACTTGGTTGCAAATAATGTCTCCACTTATCAATGGCATAGAGGAGAGCAATCAATTCTTTTTCATAAGTAGACAGCCCAAGGTGTTTCGTGCTTAAAGATTGAGTCAAATAAGCAATAGACCGACCTCCTTGTGTCAAAACTGCCCCTATTCCTCTTCCACTCGCATCTACTTCCACAACAAATGGTATTGTGAAGTTAGGTAACGCTAACACAGGGGATTTCACCGTGGCTTGTTTAAGCTCCTCAAAAGCCTGGGTTGCCTTCTCTGTCCATTGGAAATAACCCTTTTTGAATAACTCAGTTAGAGGCTTGCTGATTAGAGCAAAATCTTTAATAAATCGCCTGTAATAACCAGTAAGGTTCAGAAATCCCCTCAACTCTTTGACGGATTTAGGTACAGGCCAACTCAACATAGCCTCTACTTTAGCCCCATCAATACTGACTCCTTCAGTAGAAACAATGTGGCCTAAGTACTCGATTTGTTATTGAGCAAAACTGCACTTTTCCAACTTTGCAAACAATTGGTTGGCCTTCAAAAGATCAAACACCATCTGTAAATGCTTAACGTGGTCATGTAAGGAGGTGCTAtaaattaagatatcatcaagAAATACTAGCACAAATTTCCTTAAAAATGGGCCAAATATCTGATGCATGAGAGCCTGGAATATTGCGGGTGCGTTAGTAAGACCAAAAGGCATCACTCGAAATTCCCAAAGCCCGTGATGGGTTTTAAAAGCAGTTTTATACTCATCACCCGCCTTCATTCGGATTTGATGGTACCCTTAACGCAAATCCATTTTGGAGAAAAACTTGGCACCAAACAGTTCATCAAGTAAATATTCAACAGGGATaggatatttattttttactgtaatctcattgagcttcctaTAGTCTATGCACAATCTCCAACTCAAGTCTTTTTTCTTTACCAATAAGACTGGTGAGGCAAAAGGAGATACACTTGTGGTAACAGTGTTAGCCTTTAGCATATTAGTTACAATCTCCTCAATGGCATTTTTTTGTTCGAATGAGTAGTGATACGGCCTAACGTTGACTGGTTTAGAACCTAGTAACAACTCAATTGCGTGGTCACAAGGCCTAGCTGGAGGTAGGGCCTTAGGCTCTTGAAACAATTCTAAGTAAATGCTCAATAACTTTTGTACCTCTTCTGGGATTTCATTCCTCGTCTTGAACTTTTCTGCCAACAATAATTGGGCTACATAATTGCATTGTCTAGTGTAGAGCAACCTCCTGATCTTTCTAGCATCCACTTCTGTTGGGGGGTTGAATCTCAGTATGTCCCAGCAAATGAACCACTTTGGAGTCCCTAATAAATGATATACTCAGTGGTTTTGTATGTAAAACAATAGGTGTCATAGTGTCAATCCAGTCCATTCCTATTACCATGTCACAACCCCATACCTTAAGCACTTTCATATCAAAAGAGAACTCCAACTCCTGCATCTTCCACTTAAATTGCTTGTTATGTTCATGACACCATACATACTGACCATTGGCCAACTTTAGCGCATTGGCATAGGTAAGAAATCAGTAGGGCTTGACAACAATTTCACTAATTGTGGATCCATGAAACTGTGAGTGGATCCACTGTCAATCAAAATTATTATCTGATGCTTCTTAACCCAGCCCAAATTTTAATGGTCGAAGGAGTTTTATCACAGCCCATTATGGCATTAATGGACACTTCTCCCTGATCGTGTCCTTCCACTACTTCCTCTTGCCCTTCTATTGCAAAACCTCAGCAGCATCGCAAAACTCTTCCCCTTCCATCGCTTGTACTGCTTTTGGTTTACACTGGTGACTGGGATGATATTTGTCTAGACACTTATAATACAGGTTCTTTGCACGCATTTATTCTAAGGACATTTTTCAGTTTGCCGGGCTTTTAAGGGTAATAACATTAAGGCTTTTTACCAGAGCTAGGGGAAAGTAGGCTTGGAAATTGTGTAGAAAGTTTCTTGGTCCATTAAGAATACATTTGCTGGTATAGGGCATTGAAGGATTATTCATGAAGCTTGGCACAATTATACGCATCCATCAATGTTCTGGGATTAGCATACTCTACTAATGGCAGAATATCAGGTTTCAAATCCCCAATAAAGCACTCCACAAAATAGGACTCATGCAACGATGGGTTATTCAAGGAAATTAGACATCTTAATTCTTCAAATCTTCGCTGATAACTTTCAACATCATCAATTTGTGACAAACGATTAAACTCTGATGTCACCCCTACGGGAATGTTGTTGCCAAATCGTTTACACACATCCACACAAAAGGTAGGTCATGTTACACGACCACCCCTATCAAGCACGTAGCTGTCAAACTAGTTGTCAACAAAATCTTTTAAGTGTATTGCAATATAAATTATTTTGGTGTCATCATGAACTtgataaaactcaaaaaatttgTTACACCTACGAATCCAGCTGCATGGATTAAGTTCATCAAATTTCGGAAAAGCTAGTTTGGCTAGTGGCAATTTAAGATGATGTAATTGGGCCCCATAACAATCCAGAGTATTCGGAGTGTGGTTAGACCAACCAGTAGCTGGTTGGTTGAATGATCCAAACGGAACTACTGGGCCTTGAGAATAATACTGACCATATGACTAAGTTAGATGAATTTGGTTGGTCTCATATAATGGATTTGTTGGAGAAAAATTATTTGTGGGCCGGTAAGCTGTtacggggaggggggggggggtcaggGGGTGACATGAAGGTAAAGATGAAAATTAGCCCAATGAAACAAAAGGAGCGGTGTTGGGCGGTGTAAAAGCTACAGCTGAAGGGTTCAATGGGTGGGACGATAATGGAGTGTGAATTTGGCTAGAAGAAAAAACAGGGTTCATTGGAAAAGGTTGGTTTAACGAAAAAGATGAAGGTCTATGTGAGACGTTACTTGTAGTGGTGCCGGTGGTTGTTTGAGAAGGAGTTGAAGTGTTAGAGTGACAATTGACAGCAACTGAAGACTGTCCAGATTCCATGGCAAAAGCACTGAAGCTCATCATTGCCGGTGACCTGGTAGAGGCCACCATGCCTTGAGTTTTTTTCAAGCTTAGCTGCATCAATATCATTTCTTGCATTTGTTTAGAGAATTCCGCGAGATCCAACATCTTTGTTTCAAAAACATTATGCCGTTCATCCATCTTATCGAATTTCTTTGCGGTATCGACAATAAAGTCTTGGAACTGATATTCCAATTGTTTGACGGCCTCATCCGTTGGAGCACCATGTTGTTTATCGACCATCATTGCCAAGATTCAGGCTCTGGATACCAAATGTAACACTTGAGCTATGATTAGCTCGATAGAACAGTAGCAATTGAAAGACAAAAATGAAAATCAATAGAAAAGTTAGAAATTCTTCATAATTCCCTAATTCTTCGTATAGACTCTGATGATATTTTAAAGACAACTAGGACTGAGCTAatacaaacaaaagaaaataacagaCCCATTAATTGAAGGACACGTTAAGGACATGTGGTATTCTTCTAGAATGGGGCTTCACTTCTACTATGGCCAATACCCAACTGGGCTGACCAACTAAAAAAAAGAAGGCTTTTACTAATCAATTGGACTAGAAAAAGAAAGGCCCAACATACTCCTTATACTAGATAAGAGACTCATCTCTTAcataaagtcaaaccaaatacTTCCCAATCTCTTAGTGAAACCCAGCAGTAAGTTTAGATCTATGGAACATGGTTTAATTTGACTACAAAAAGTTTAGATCTTGGAGGTTTATCGGCGATGTATACCTgtaaagtgaaaaagaaaaagaatgagaaAAATACAACTGAAAAAAAATTAGGATGGGTCATGTGGAGCTGTTCCGGTGGATTTATCGGATTCTGTTGGCCAGATACTACCATAGCtcctttttattcctttttttgttCTTTCGCATGAAAAATAatggaagagaagaaaaaaatatgaTGGAGAAGGTAGTTTCCGACCAACTCCAGGCCAGATTACAGCGAAGACTCTACCGCCTAGTTCTTCCCTTCTTTTATGTCGCTCCTTCCTCTGGGGCCATCTGACTTGgtagttttgtttttaatatgACTGGCAACTCATATGGACAAACATTGGAGGTGTCAGTTGCCAGCCTGCCACAGTGTAGGTCCATTAGGGTTAGGTGCAAATCTGAAGAGTTTGTTAACGGTAGGGACGAAAATAGATGAAAAGTATAACGAGGGACAAACGTAAACAATATACAATAGTAGAGGGACAAATCCGGAACTTCTCCCTTAATTTTTTGGTTTGTTTTTACATATATTGAGAAATTCATTTTTTAACATTAATcaacaataaaattgaccatattaatcttaatttattcattaaaatattGCAAATACTCTTATGCTCTTTATACCAAGGgaagttttggaaaaaataagTTAATTCctttttgaaatttgaaaaaaaaaatattgtggattaaaaaaaataattaaattaaatcggAGGGAGTAATTATTAAGACAATATAGAAGTTACTTATCTACAATCGACCAATTTAATTTATTCACTTAGGTTTATGTAATAAACCAAATTACTGTATATACTTAAATTTGTAATAATGTTCTGAAAAAAGTTAAGTTGTCAATTCGAACATTTAGCCAGCGTTCCATAAATAAAAGGTGttcgttgtcacacctcctttttacctacactccGTAAAGGgcataaatataagggagtttttccaattaaaggacaatcgaaacgggattgtttatttatttaaaaatcagagtcaccacttgggagatttatggtgtcccaagtcaccggtttaatcccgagtcgaggaaaagattgactctgtactacagtctgcgaacacagaaatccgggtaaggaattctgttaacccggaagaaggttttaggcattcccggattctgtggttctagcacggtcgctttgatcatacttggcttattaaaattatttgattactgattttagatcatatgtgcatttgcctcttttaattaagaaattatcttgaaacgagtcaAGCGTACgtatacccatttgtttggcgcgtcaaaaatcatgtcacgcaaacgtgtccACGATTAATAACACTTTGTTaagaaaagtttgaccaaagtttcgcgaacgcatactccggttttgtttttaagaacttaatcgtgtcacgcgaacgtgtccacgacCACGATAAgatattaaacgtgcctaaagcaagctacaatCATTCGTTGAATTATGaaattaatacgagggccatATGTGATTAGATCGCGGATGTCACACCAAGAACTAAATTAAATCAAAAGGTACTATATTACTAACac is a genomic window of Nicotiana tabacum cultivar K326 chromosome 16, ASM71507v2, whole genome shotgun sequence containing:
- the LOC142170316 gene encoding uncharacterized protein LOC142170316 produces the protein MSPFKALYGYEPPMPTFELVAHTKVDSVDHLLRERQLMDKMLKDNLIRAQNRMKHFADNRRSEKKFEVADWVFLKLQPYRQSSVALRRNLKLSARFFGPYEDPPYCTNDGRILTEPISILERRMIKKGNRAVVQWLVQWANLPPEEATWEDPAFIHFQFPGFNP